Proteins found in one Pelmatolapia mariae isolate MD_Pm_ZW linkage group LG7, Pm_UMD_F_2, whole genome shotgun sequence genomic segment:
- the cetp gene encoding cholesteryl ester transfer protein: MPSKVPLLLLSLLSWFGTSHCCLQDPASAYRFTGAVCRLTYPAAVVLNEKTTKVIEAAFQHARYPSMKGEKSLLFIGKVMYGLDNLEIHNLSIGQSAFELHPGDGIAMEISNVSAVFKGTIQYGYGSWLVNFGHSVDFEIDSQIDLGINPKLYCGDGKVAADTTDCYLNFHKLRLHLQGDKEPNWLKKLFTDFITLTVKLVIKGQICKEINKAANILADFIQDTAEQFLTDGDISVDIGITAAPVITANYIESYHKGLTKYNNKVAVINESVFHPSQLTEDRMIYFWISDQFLNPMLKAAHQDGRFQLNVSGEELTTLLRTNLSTAMPEFIRKCLLDSASPELRLWSSSVPHLNSSTSGTTIWVQASGRLHCEGQGTPVLFFQTDMAVDITTSYVNKKVLLQGHPTEISVFRAELPLQDQQLYDEALEFIKEAVVKIGTPKVLSVLGVELTRLLDKQGLYQFDLFNPEVLPRDGFVVIQMDFGFPHHLLVEFLKRTLQ, encoded by the exons ATGCCCAGCAAAGtcccgctgctgctgctgtcgttGCTGTCCTGGTTCGGGACATCCCACTGCTGCCTGCAGGACCCCGCTTCAGCCTACAGATTCACCGGAGCTGTGTGCAGGCTCACCTACCCCGCTGCTGTCGTGT TGAATGAGAAAACTACTAAAGTGATCGAGGCTGCTTTTCAACACGCCCGATACCCGAGCATGAAGGGGGAGAAGTCCCTGCTCTTCATTGGAAAGGTCATGTACGGCCTGGACAA TTTGGAGATTCACAACCTGTCGATTGGTCAGAGCGCGTTTGAGCTGCATCCAGGTGACGGCATCGCCATGGAGATAAGCAATGTGTCTGCAGTGTTCAAGGGCACCATCCAGTATGGATACggcagctggct tgTTAACTTCGGACATTCAGTTGACTTTGAGATTGACTCTCAGATTGATCTTGGAATCAACCCCAAACTTT ACTGCGGTGATGGAAAGGTAGCAGCAGACACAACAGACTGTTACTTGAACTTTCACAAGCTGCGTCTGCACCTGCAGGGAGACAAAGA GCCgaactggctgaagaagctctTCACCGACTTCATCACGCTTACTGTCAAGCTGGTCATCAAGGGACAG ATCTGTAAGGAGATCAACAAGGCGGCAAATATACTGGCTGACTTCATACAGGACACGGCAG AGCAGTTCCTCACTGATGGAGACATCAGCGTGGACATCGGTATCACTGCTGCTCCTGTCATCACAGCAAACTACATCGAATCATACCACAAG GGACTGACCAAGTACAACAACAAGGTTGCTGTCATCAATGAATCAGTTTTCCATCCAAGTCAGCTGACAGAAGACAGGATGATCTACTTTTGGATTTCAG ACCAGTTCTTAAACCCGATGCTCAAAGCAGCTCACCAAGATGGCCGCTttcagctcaatgtctctggaGAAGAGCTCACT ACGCTCCTCAGGACAAACCTCTCTACTGCCATGCCTGAGTTTATTAGGAAG tGTCTGCTGGATTCAGCTTCCCCAGAGTTAAGACTGTGGAGTTCATCTGTTCCACATTTGAACAGTTCCACCTCGGGAACGACAATTTGGGTGCAGGCATCTGGACGGCTCCACTGTGAGGGTCAAGGCACACCAGTACTCTTCTTTCAGACG GACATGGCCGTAGACATCACAACTTCCTATGTTAACAAGAAAGTCCTCCTGCAAGGTCATCCAACAGA GATCTCAGTATTCAGAGCTGAGCTGCCGTTACAGGATCAGCAG CTATATGATGAAGCACTGGAGTTCATAAAGGAAGCTGTGGTGAAAATTGGAACTCCCAAAGTCCTGTCTG TTCTGGGAGTTGAGCTAACCAGGCTTCTGGACAAACAGGGATTATACCAGTTTGATCTCTTTAACCCTGAGGTGCTTCCCCGGGAC GGCTTTGTGGTGATTCAGATGGATTTTGGTTTCCCTCATCACCTTCTGGTTGAGTTTCTCAAGAGGACACTGCAGTAA